Proteins from one Cellulosilyticum lentocellum DSM 5427 genomic window:
- a CDS encoding YkgJ family cysteine cluster protein codes for MRTLKTLEGISDGKLYDIEDYVKADTSGCNGCYTCCHRVGDLVELTPFDVYEIVNHTKVSFDELLGNKLALQISNKMMLPYLKMEGETERCSFLNETGRCGIHEHRPNICRLFPLGRVYENDDFKYFLQVGTCVMPNLKEIKVKEWIGIANYNENKTFILAWYKLLKALHFRLKFVYDKAELEEMNQYVLNTFYRIHINAGEDFYTVFWRVLPEAKERLGIL; via the coding sequence ATGAGAACACTAAAGACATTAGAAGGTATTTCAGATGGTAAATTATATGATATAGAGGACTATGTAAAAGCAGATACATCTGGATGTAATGGGTGTTATACTTGTTGTCATAGAGTAGGAGACTTGGTTGAGCTTACACCATTTGATGTTTACGAAATAGTAAATCACACTAAAGTATCCTTTGATGAACTCTTGGGGAATAAACTTGCACTCCAAATAAGCAATAAAATGATGTTGCCTTATCTCAAGATGGAGGGAGAAACAGAGCGCTGTAGTTTTTTGAATGAAACAGGTAGATGTGGTATACATGAACATCGCCCCAATATTTGTAGACTGTTTCCACTTGGCAGAGTTTATGAGAATGATGATTTTAAATATTTCTTGCAAGTAGGAACATGTGTTATGCCTAACTTAAAAGAAATCAAAGTAAAAGAATGGATTGGGATCGCCAATTATAATGAAAACAAGACTTTTATCTTGGCATGGTACAAATTATTAAAAGCCCTTCATTTTAGATTGAAATTTGTATATGATAAAGCAGAATTAGAAGAAATGAATCAGTATGTATTAAATACCTTTTATCGTATACATATAAACGCAGGAGAAGATTTTTATACTGTATTTTGGAGGGTCTTACCTGAGGCAAAAGAGAGATTAGGTATTTTATAA
- a CDS encoding 3'-5' exonuclease — protein MNYIVFDLEFNQDFSARKDVVNKENPYTFEIIQIGAVKLDENFHTIDTFNRLIKPTIYEEMNPFVSYLTGITIEQLAQEESFSEVYKAYIEFIGSRKAICCIWGTSDMKILFKNILYHKLDPAPFPRMFINIQPYTSIYLGLPSKKLLRLQDAVNMLQIPTSTAFHLALSDAYYTAEIFKKVYQPSITPNCYDPYEASKLSRPAKKHIDFDALIKQFVKMYHRPMTEEEQAIIKVAYQMGKTGQFLID, from the coding sequence ATGAATTATATTGTTTTCGATCTAGAGTTTAATCAAGATTTCTCAGCACGAAAGGATGTTGTTAACAAAGAAAATCCCTATACTTTTGAAATTATTCAAATTGGAGCTGTTAAGCTAGATGAGAATTTTCATACCATAGATACTTTTAATCGTTTGATTAAACCTACTATTTATGAAGAAATGAATCCTTTTGTTTCTTATCTAACAGGTATTACAATAGAACAATTAGCACAAGAAGAAAGTTTTTCTGAAGTATATAAAGCGTATATAGAATTTATTGGTTCTAGGAAGGCAATTTGTTGTATTTGGGGTACATCTGATATGAAAATTCTATTTAAGAATATCCTATATCATAAATTAGATCCTGCACCCTTTCCAAGAATGTTCATTAATATTCAACCTTACACTTCTATTTACTTAGGCTTGCCTTCAAAAAAATTACTTCGTTTACAAGATGCCGTCAATATGCTTCAAATTCCTACAAGTACGGCTTTTCATCTTGCATTATCAGATGCTTATTATACTGCTGAAATTTTTAAAAAGGTTTATCAACCTTCTATTACACCTAATTGCTATGATCCTTATGAAGCTTCTAAATTATCTAGACCAGCTAAAAAACATATTGATTTTGACGCTTTAATAAAACAATTTGTGAAGATGTATCATAGGCCTATGACAGAAGAAGAACAAGCCATTATTAAAGTAGCTTATCAAATGGGAAAAACAGGACAATTTCTTATAGATTAA
- a CDS encoding metallophosphoesterase, with protein sequence MPIDLEEISHEFMQLENNKSKIHGPFDIIGDIHGCYDELCELLEKLGYIIDNSQGVYSPQHRKAVFLGDLVDRGPKSPEVLKLVMSMVKSEKGFCVTGNHDNKLLRKLKGSNVQVLHGLKETLEQLGQEPESFKKDVEMFLEHLVGHYVFDNGRLVVAHAGLREQFHSIASKKTRDLAMFGETTGKIDELGLPVRIDWSSEYKGSALVVYGHTPRAQAIMVNHTINIDTGCVFGGKLTAFRYPEKEIMEVKAKAVYCEPVRPFL encoded by the coding sequence ATGCCAATAGATTTAGAAGAGATATCTCATGAATTCATGCAGCTAGAAAATAATAAAAGTAAGATACATGGTCCATTTGATATCATAGGTGATATTCATGGTTGTTATGATGAACTATGTGAATTGCTTGAGAAGTTAGGTTATATTATAGACAACTCACAAGGAGTATATTCTCCTCAACATAGAAAAGCAGTTTTTTTAGGCGACCTAGTAGATAGGGGACCTAAATCACCTGAAGTTTTAAAACTAGTCATGTCAATGGTAAAGAGTGAGAAGGGATTTTGTGTCACTGGTAATCACGATAATAAGTTACTACGTAAGCTAAAAGGTTCTAATGTACAAGTCCTTCATGGCCTTAAAGAAACTTTAGAGCAGTTAGGACAAGAACCTGAGTCTTTTAAAAAAGATGTTGAAATGTTTCTAGAACATTTGGTGGGACACTATGTATTTGATAATGGAAGATTAGTAGTAGCACATGCAGGATTAAGAGAACAATTTCACAGCATAGCATCTAAAAAAACACGAGATCTAGCAATGTTTGGAGAAACAACGGGTAAGATAGATGAATTAGGCTTACCTGTGCGTATAGATTGGAGTAGTGAGTATAAAGGAAGCGCATTGGTTGTTTATGGGCATACACCAAGAGCTCAAGCAATAATGGTGAATCATACCATTAATATTGACACAGGCTGTGTGTTTGGAGGTAAACTAACTGCTTTTAGATATCCGGAAAAGGAAATTATGGAGGTTAAAGCTAAAGCGGTTTATTGTGAGCCAGTAAGACCTTTTTTATAA
- a CDS encoding 2-hydroxyacid dehydrogenase produces the protein MRKIAFFDTKPYDKEWFDTFIMNYDFEIKYFENKLNEDTVALAKGCEGIVAFVNDNLNEQVIKQLDDLGISIIAMRCAGYNNIDFKAAFNKIHVVRVPAYSPYAIAEHAMALLLTLNRKTHKAYNRTRDFNFSLSGLTGFDLHGKTIGVVGTGKIGQVFIDICKGFGMKVVAYDPYPISNVDFEYVGFEQLCQVADIISLHCPLTEQTHHLLKKETFDQMKDGVVIINTSRGALIESESLLEALKSHKVGAAGLDVYEEESELFFEDFSNVIIQDDVLARLVSLPNVVVTSHQAFLTQEALKHIAETTLNNLKAYFEGEPLPNEICYQCKKLNGCKKNHTERCF, from the coding sequence ATGAGAAAAATAGCTTTTTTTGATACAAAACCATATGATAAGGAATGGTTTGATACTTTTATAATGAATTATGATTTCGAAATTAAATATTTTGAGAATAAGTTAAATGAGGATACTGTTGCTTTAGCAAAGGGATGTGAAGGCATTGTTGCTTTCGTTAATGATAACTTGAATGAACAGGTCATTAAACAATTAGATGATTTAGGTATATCTATTATTGCTATGCGTTGTGCTGGCTATAATAATATTGATTTTAAAGCAGCGTTTAATAAGATTCATGTTGTTCGTGTACCTGCTTATTCACCTTATGCTATTGCAGAACATGCAATGGCGCTTCTTTTAACACTTAATCGAAAAACACACAAGGCATATAACAGAACCAGAGATTTTAATTTTAGCTTAAGTGGCTTAACAGGTTTTGATTTACATGGAAAAACTATAGGTGTTGTAGGAACAGGAAAGATTGGACAAGTGTTTATCGATATATGCAAGGGCTTTGGTATGAAAGTAGTTGCGTATGATCCCTACCCTATATCTAATGTCGACTTTGAATATGTAGGTTTTGAGCAACTCTGTCAAGTAGCTGATATTATTTCACTTCATTGTCCTCTTACAGAGCAGACTCATCATTTATTAAAGAAAGAAACTTTTGATCAAATGAAAGATGGCGTTGTGATTATTAATACTTCTAGAGGAGCTTTAATTGAAAGTGAGAGTTTGTTAGAAGCCTTAAAGTCACATAAGGTTGGTGCTGCAGGACTAGATGTATATGAAGAAGAATCAGAACTGTTTTTTGAAGATTTTTCTAATGTGATAATACAAGATGATGTTTTGGCTAGATTAGTCTCTTTACCTAATGTTGTAGTCACTTCTCATCAAGCCTTTTTAACTCAAGAGGCTTTAAAGCATATAGCAGAAACAACACTGAACAATTTAAAGGCGTACTTTGAAGGTGAGCCTCTTCCAAATGAGATATGCTATCAATGTAAAAAATTAAATGGATGCAAAAAAAATCATACAGAACGTTGTTTTTAA
- a CDS encoding desulfoferrodoxin family protein, giving the protein MCGEQKFYICKHCGNIIGVIQNGGGKLICCNEAMTELGSNTTEAATEKHLPIITISGNEVTITVGSIAHPMTEEHLINWIYLLTEKGGQRKCLLPGQKPIAKFVLTEDDHVIAAFAYCNLHGLWRTDI; this is encoded by the coding sequence ATGTGTGGAGAACAAAAGTTTTATATTTGTAAGCACTGTGGTAATATTATTGGTGTCATACAAAATGGTGGTGGCAAACTCATTTGCTGTAATGAAGCTATGACAGAACTTGGCTCTAATACTACAGAGGCGGCTACTGAAAAGCATTTGCCTATTATAACTATTTCAGGAAATGAAGTAACTATAACTGTAGGTAGCATAGCACACCCTATGACAGAAGAACATCTTATTAATTGGATTTACCTCCTAACAGAAAAGGGTGGACAAAGAAAATGCCTTTTACCAGGTCAAAAGCCTATTGCTAAATTTGTCCTAACTGAAGATGATCATGTTATTGCAGCCTTTGCTTATTGCAATCTTCATGGTTTATGGAGAACCGACATATAA
- a CDS encoding heme NO-binding domain-containing protein, with translation MKGTVVSTWIKTCRKLYNEQHIDEAMELVNWKRDRVFSPIETVDDTQIFKVIHAIAEKEKVNEKELWKIIGHENIKTFHHDFPSFFKTQNLFSFLRALFDVHIIMTKKFKGAKPPLVQIKAISDYEALLTYESERSMFDYFYGLFEGAMQYFSEKPKVEELERSKNSLTIKITFEAPIYFKKRYFFNNILSLGFIRSLPIKNAIFTGVISLAITFPLLGASLWGKSLVLSGIIAVLSGLSTHLLLKPQKILEEELELLCNNEFSTYGEIKTNDSFEKLYGLINNYKALTRKDFTGIKSVVDEMSSFTSALGNISDSMKGTSNDISEVVEQVADGATEQAKNTEQAAFVLNQNIQALKEIVESEHQNKNELENALSKVNNSYQGVKNTSDHIFNTLGEFDKIREKGLYLETKVHDMTAIIAIVSQIAEQTNLLALNASIEAARAGENGRGFSVVAESIRKLAEQSKAAVQEVNANLALFISEIKLFIEAIQKEYLKLENETKNLESVKNISFEANQSIQAVSSSMIELIHSLTKQADSIGTASSTVEALAAIAEENSASSEEVSASVINYSHEIGSLVDNIQSFKTITSDFQHDLDQHKL, from the coding sequence ATGAAAGGAACCGTTGTATCGACTTGGATTAAAACCTGCCGTAAACTTTATAATGAACAACATATTGACGAAGCTATGGAGCTCGTTAATTGGAAGAGGGATCGTGTTTTTTCCCCTATTGAAACAGTGGATGATACGCAAATTTTCAAAGTAATTCATGCCATTGCTGAAAAGGAAAAAGTAAACGAAAAAGAACTATGGAAAATTATTGGTCATGAAAATATTAAAACCTTTCATCATGATTTTCCTTCTTTTTTCAAAACCCAAAATTTGTTTTCTTTTTTAAGGGCGCTTTTTGACGTACATATTATTATGACAAAAAAATTTAAAGGTGCTAAACCGCCACTTGTACAAATCAAAGCCATTTCTGATTATGAAGCATTATTAACCTATGAATCTGAACGTTCTATGTTTGATTATTTTTATGGCCTCTTTGAAGGTGCTATGCAGTACTTTAGTGAAAAACCAAAAGTCGAAGAATTAGAACGCTCAAAGAATAGCTTAACGATAAAAATTACCTTTGAAGCACCTATCTATTTTAAAAAACGCTATTTCTTTAATAACATCTTATCTCTAGGTTTTATAAGAAGCTTACCTATTAAAAATGCTATTTTTACAGGTGTCATATCTTTGGCTATTACTTTTCCTTTATTAGGGGCTAGTTTATGGGGAAAAAGTCTCGTTTTAAGTGGTATAATAGCTGTATTAAGTGGCTTAAGCACTCACTTGCTTTTAAAACCTCAAAAGATATTAGAAGAAGAATTAGAGTTACTCTGCAATAATGAATTTAGTACTTATGGCGAAATTAAAACGAATGATTCTTTTGAAAAACTTTATGGATTAATCAATAACTATAAAGCACTCACTCGTAAGGATTTTACAGGTATTAAAAGCGTGGTAGATGAGATGAGTTCATTTACCTCTGCATTAGGTAATATCTCTGATTCAATGAAAGGAACTTCTAATGATATTTCAGAGGTAGTAGAACAAGTAGCTGATGGTGCTACCGAGCAAGCTAAAAATACAGAACAAGCTGCCTTTGTGTTAAACCAAAATATTCAGGCACTTAAGGAAATTGTTGAAAGTGAGCATCAGAATAAAAATGAGCTAGAAAATGCATTATCTAAAGTTAATAATAGCTATCAAGGCGTTAAAAATACCAGTGACCATATTTTTAATACCTTAGGAGAATTCGATAAAATTAGAGAAAAGGGCCTCTACCTAGAAACAAAAGTACACGATATGACTGCCATTATTGCTATTGTTTCTCAAATTGCAGAGCAAACAAATCTACTAGCACTTAATGCTTCTATTGAAGCTGCTAGAGCAGGAGAAAATGGTCGTGGTTTCTCTGTAGTAGCTGAATCTATTAGAAAGCTAGCTGAACAGTCTAAAGCAGCTGTTCAAGAGGTTAACGCTAATCTAGCTTTATTTATTTCAGAAATAAAGCTATTTATAGAGGCTATACAAAAAGAATATCTAAAGCTTGAAAATGAAACCAAAAATCTAGAAAGTGTAAAAAATATTAGTTTCGAGGCTAATCAATCTATACAAGCTGTATCAAGTTCCATGATTGAACTTATCCATAGTCTTACTAAGCAAGCTGATAGTATTGGCACAGCTTCTTCCACAGTAGAAGCTTTAGCTGCTATTGCGGAAGAGAACTCTGCTTCTTCAGAAGAAGTAAGTGCTAGTGTTATTAACTATTCTCATGAAATTGGTTCTTTAGTAGATAATATACAGTCCTTTAAAACAATTACAAGTGATTTTCAACATGATCTAGATCAGCACAAGCTTTAG
- a CDS encoding trimeric intracellular cation channel family protein has product MIETLIFSIEIIGTIAFALSGALRGIEKQLDLLGITILGVTAATGGGLIRDILLGSHPPLLFVNPIYVIVAALTTVIAFIVAYITQYYHYQFKNHLSSTFGSLLNLADAIGLGIFAVIGVQTAMQGGFFENAFLTLFVGIITGVGGGMLRDVLVGEIPFFLKKHIYFLAALLGSTSYYLLIKYDINNVIAMTIGSLLTFLIRLLASKYRWNLPKIPSKACADLDHVENHL; this is encoded by the coding sequence GTGATTGAAACTCTGATTTTTTCAATAGAAATCATAGGTACCATTGCTTTTGCTCTTTCTGGCGCTTTAAGAGGTATTGAAAAGCAATTAGATTTATTAGGTATTACTATTTTAGGTGTAACGGCTGCTACAGGAGGAGGGTTAATAAGAGATATTTTGCTAGGTTCTCACCCTCCGCTATTATTTGTTAATCCTATTTATGTTATAGTTGCAGCATTAACTACTGTAATAGCTTTTATCGTAGCATACATAACGCAATATTATCATTATCAATTTAAAAATCATTTGAGTTCAACCTTCGGTTCACTACTCAATTTAGCTGATGCTATAGGCCTAGGCATATTTGCTGTTATCGGTGTTCAAACAGCTATGCAAGGAGGTTTTTTCGAAAATGCTTTTTTAACATTATTTGTAGGAATCATTACAGGTGTTGGTGGTGGTATGCTTAGAGATGTATTAGTTGGAGAAATTCCATTTTTCTTAAAAAAGCATATTTACTTTTTAGCTGCTTTATTAGGAAGTACTTCTTATTATTTACTTATTAAGTATGATATCAATAATGTTATTGCCATGACTATAGGCAGTTTACTTACCTTCCTTATACGTTTATTAGCTTCTAAATACCGCTGGAATTTACCTAAGATTCCTTCTAAAGCTTGTGCTGATCTAGATCATGTTGAAAATCACTTGTAA
- the aspD gene encoding aspartate 4-decarboxylase encodes MILKGTEEIKELVKEYKNLSPFELKNKLIAMAKSTEKKGVATFLNAGRGNPNWTASTPRQAFFTLGLFAVEETKRDVEKNDLAGMPYVKDIDMHFDEFVANNKHLPGLDLLSGVIEYGVKVHGFNKNRWIYELVDAIIGDHYPMPDRMLHCIEKVVYDYLMQEMGRVIPKEVTHDLFAVEGGTAAMCYIFDSMMANHLLEKGDHIALMVPIFTPYLEIPHLSRYALKVTNIHASEINEEGRHNWQYPKEELDKIADKTVKALFLVNPSNPPSVAINDESIIYMKQIIKEKNPKLMIITDDVYGTFTNNFKSLMTEIPEQTIGVYSYSKYFGVTGWRLGLIAISKKNIFDQLIRELPPEVISDLDHRYGALTNNPRDITFIDRIVADSRQVALNHTAGLSTPQQAQMAIFSVFALLDKENCYKKQTQEICHRRLKLLYDHLDLPLYLQPHNTAYYSEIDLLVWARVKYNEEFVNYLEIHYAPEDILFRLAQEYAIVLLNGNGFKGPDWSIRVSLANLPDEAYAQIGDAINAIFNQYVEAWKQTK; translated from the coding sequence GTGATTTTAAAAGGAACAGAAGAAATAAAAGAACTTGTAAAAGAATATAAAAATTTAAGCCCTTTTGAACTAAAAAATAAACTTATTGCTATGGCAAAAAGCACAGAAAAGAAAGGCGTGGCTACTTTTTTAAATGCTGGAAGAGGAAATCCCAATTGGACTGCATCTACACCGCGTCAGGCTTTTTTTACACTAGGTTTATTTGCAGTAGAAGAAACGAAGCGTGATGTAGAAAAAAATGATTTAGCAGGAATGCCTTATGTAAAAGATATTGATATGCACTTTGATGAGTTTGTAGCTAATAATAAGCATTTACCTGGTTTAGATCTACTTTCTGGTGTGATTGAATACGGTGTTAAGGTACATGGTTTTAATAAAAATCGTTGGATTTATGAATTAGTGGATGCTATTATAGGCGATCATTATCCTATGCCAGACCGTATGCTTCATTGTATAGAGAAAGTAGTATATGATTATTTAATGCAAGAAATGGGAAGAGTCATTCCTAAAGAAGTAACACACGACCTATTCGCTGTAGAAGGTGGAACGGCTGCAATGTGCTATATCTTTGATAGTATGATGGCTAATCATCTTTTGGAAAAAGGGGATCATATTGCTCTAATGGTTCCTATTTTTACGCCTTATTTAGAAATTCCTCATTTAAGCCGCTATGCACTTAAAGTAACTAATATTCATGCCAGTGAAATTAATGAGGAAGGAAGACACAACTGGCAATATCCAAAAGAAGAACTAGATAAAATAGCAGATAAAACTGTTAAAGCACTTTTTTTAGTTAATCCAAGTAATCCTCCTTCAGTAGCTATCAATGACGAATCAATTATTTATATGAAGCAGATTATCAAAGAAAAAAATCCTAAATTAATGATTATTACAGATGATGTTTATGGTACGTTTACCAATAACTTTAAATCACTAATGACAGAAATTCCAGAACAAACAATAGGTGTGTATTCATATTCTAAGTATTTTGGGGTAACAGGTTGGAGACTAGGTCTTATTGCTATTAGCAAAAAAAATATATTTGATCAGCTTATTAGAGAGTTACCACCAGAAGTCATCTCTGATTTAGATCATCGTTATGGTGCATTAACTAATAATCCAAGAGATATTACTTTTATTGATCGTATTGTAGCAGATAGTAGGCAAGTAGCTTTAAATCATACAGCTGGTTTGTCCACACCACAGCAAGCACAAATGGCAATTTTCTCTGTCTTTGCCTTACTTGACAAAGAAAATTGCTATAAAAAACAAACGCAAGAAATTTGCCATAGACGCCTTAAACTCTTATATGATCACTTAGATTTACCACTTTATTTGCAACCTCATAATACAGCTTATTATAGTGAAATTGATTTACTTGTGTGGGCTCGAGTTAAATACAATGAAGAGTTTGTTAATTATTTAGAAATACATTATGCACCGGAGGATATTCTTTTTCGTCTCGCTCAAGAATATGCCATTGTGTTATTAAATGGTAATGGTTTTAAAGGTCCTGATTGGTCAATCCGTGTTTCATTGGCTAATTTACCAGATGAAGCTTATGCACAAATTGGTGATGCTATTAATGCAATTTTTAATCAGTATGTAGAAGCTTGGAAGCAAACAAAATAA
- a CDS encoding aspartate-alanine antiporter-like transporter, whose protein sequence is MSAFLVIIAGKILGYNAGQATGITVVVLTQSAVIGVGQGAIASLKVPPADIKLMSDFVPIGYAVTYILGTIGSAFFSFNNCTQVIRYKPSRRM, encoded by the coding sequence ATTAGCGCTTTTCTTGTTATTATTGCAGGAAAGATTTTAGGGTATAATGCAGGACAAGCAACAGGGATTACAGTAGTCGTCTTAACCCAATCAGCTGTTATTGGTGTAGGGCAAGGGGCTATTGCAAGTTTAAAGGTGCCACCAGCAGATATCAAGCTTATGTCAGACTTTGTACCTATTGGTTATGCCGTTACTTATATTTTGGGGACCATTGGTAGCGCTTTTTTTTCTTTCAACAATTGCACCCAAGTTATTAGGTATAAACCTTCCAGAAGAATGTAA
- a CDS encoding GIY-YIG nuclease family protein, translating to MIGEEMTFEELKEQAKNLSLTPGVYLMKDREGYVIYVGKSKHLKNRVSSYFGSLKHVPILTNLINLYMITTQ from the coding sequence ATGATAGGAGAAGAGATGACTTTTGAAGAACTAAAGGAACAAGCAAAAAATTTATCACTTACACCGGGTGTTTATTTAATGAAAGATCGAGAAGGCTATGTCATTTATGTTGGGAAATCTAAACACTTAAAAAATCGTGTAAGTTCTTATTTTGGAAGCTTAAAGCATGTTCCTATTTTAACCAATTTAATAAACCTGTACATGATTACCACTCAATAA
- a CDS encoding GIY-YIG nuclease family protein: protein MIGEEMTFEELKEQAKNLSLTPGVYLMKDREGYVIYVGKSKHLKNRVSSYFGSLKHVKPRIKRMVAAIDTFECKYTDTELDALILECVLIKQYKPLYNRLLKNEKKYRYIHVGIEESLGSVTAVYEKGNTGLYFGPYDQSADLLTAVEALRNYFRLPSCKQGEGVEGCLTYKLKRCVGPCQDSNREEHQKALKSLVLFLEGENQLPLVFYETAMKEASEQLDFNKAIIYRQNWYALKRLGYRQEAIALSLAQTRGMAVLPCPMGGCKLYLLKGTTILQSFYWNIQDRNQLLKNFIEQGNSYLSKPFKKSYDLDKTKIDQSLIIYSYLMNQQVAFYETIEDRRAIEKVSNRLLKAYLSQRE from the coding sequence ATGATAGGAGAAGAGATGACTTTTGAAGAACTAAAGGAACAAGCAAAAAATTTATCACTTACACCGGGTGTTTATTTAATGAAAGATCGAGAAGGCTATGTCATTTATGTTGGGAAATCTAAACACTTAAAAAATCGTGTAAGTTCTTATTTTGGAAGCTTAAAGCATGTAAAACCTAGAATTAAACGAATGGTAGCTGCTATAGATACTTTTGAGTGTAAGTATACAGATACAGAGTTAGATGCACTTATTTTAGAATGTGTACTTATTAAGCAATATAAACCGTTGTATAATCGTCTTTTAAAAAACGAAAAGAAGTATCGCTATATTCATGTAGGAATTGAAGAATCATTAGGTTCTGTCACAGCTGTTTATGAAAAGGGCAATACGGGACTTTATTTTGGTCCCTATGACCAAAGTGCTGATTTGTTAACGGCAGTAGAAGCTTTAAGGAATTATTTTCGGCTTCCGTCTTGTAAGCAAGGGGAAGGGGTAGAAGGATGTCTAACTTATAAACTAAAAAGATGTGTAGGACCTTGTCAGGATTCTAATAGAGAAGAGCATCAAAAGGCATTAAAAAGCTTGGTGCTTTTTTTAGAAGGAGAAAATCAATTACCATTGGTGTTTTATGAAACAGCCATGAAAGAAGCTAGTGAGCAGCTAGATTTTAATAAAGCCATTATATATAGGCAGAATTGGTATGCCCTAAAACGTTTAGGTTATAGACAGGAAGCCATAGCATTAAGTCTAGCACAAACCAGAGGAATGGCTGTATTACCATGTCCAATGGGAGGATGTAAGCTATACTTACTTAAAGGAACAACTATATTGCAAAGCTTTTATTGGAACATACAAGATAGAAACCAATTATTAAAAAATTTTATTGAACAGGGCAATAGTTATCTAAGCAAACCCTTTAAGAAGAGCTACGACTTAGATAAAACAAAAATAGATCAAAGCTTAATTATCTATTCGTACTTAATGAATCAGCAAGTAGCTTTTTATGAAACAATTGAAGATAGGAGAGCTATTGAAAAAGTAAGCAATCGCCTTTTAAAGGCATATTTAAGTCAGAGAGAGTAA
- a CDS encoding amidohydrolase family protein, whose amino-acid sequence MRIDMHVHVTPPDIIKQYQKFGEKEPYFTLLSNSPQNRFVTAEEVLTHMQEAKIDHSVIFGFSFQDMGLCQYVNDYVMEVTRKYKDKLVGFAAVVPQHPHVEQEIERCYQGGLRGIGELFPAGQNFQIDDANQTAAMANCSKHYHMPIIVHTNEPIGHDYIGKTSTSLREIDAFIKHHPDQPIILAHWGGGIFIYEHMKEIKEKFKNVYYDTAAMIFLYEPAIYDTAKTMGILDKVLFGSDYPLVSPKRYDKGLKETTLTEQEQNAIYGGNAKRLLEVCGIRL is encoded by the coding sequence ATGAGAATAGATATGCACGTTCATGTAACACCACCAGATATCATTAAGCAGTATCAAAAATTTGGAGAAAAAGAACCTTACTTTACGCTTCTATCTAATAGCCCTCAAAATCGATTTGTAACAGCAGAAGAAGTACTTACACATATGCAGGAAGCAAAGATTGACCATTCTGTTATTTTTGGCTTTAGTTTTCAAGATATGGGACTTTGTCAATATGTGAATGATTATGTAATGGAAGTAACTCGAAAATATAAAGATAAGCTAGTAGGATTTGCGGCTGTTGTGCCACAACATCCACATGTAGAACAAGAGATTGAGAGATGCTATCAGGGTGGCCTTAGAGGGATAGGAGAACTTTTCCCAGCGGGACAAAATTTTCAAATAGATGATGCCAACCAAACAGCAGCAATGGCAAATTGTAGTAAGCATTATCACATGCCTATTATAGTACATACCAATGAACCAATTGGACATGACTATATAGGAAAGACTTCAACTTCTTTAAGAGAAATAGATGCATTTATCAAGCATCATCCAGATCAACCTATTATTTTAGCTCATTGGGGTGGGGGAATTTTTATTTATGAACATATGAAAGAAATTAAGGAGAAATTCAAAAATGTTTATTATGATACAGCAGCAATGATCTTTTTGTATGAACCGGCTATTTATGACACTGCCAAGACAATGGGAATATTAGATAAAGTGCTATTTGGAAGTGATTACCCTTTAGTGTCACCTAAGCGCTATGATAAAGGTTTAAAAGAAACTACTTTAACAGAGCAGGAACAAAATGCTATTTATGGAGGTAATGCAAAACGCCTACTAGAAGTATGTGGTATACGACTTTAA